From a single Ascaphus truei isolate aAscTru1 chromosome 2, aAscTru1.hap1, whole genome shotgun sequence genomic region:
- the RPL30 gene encoding large ribosomal subunit protein eL30, whose protein sequence is MVAAKKTKKSLESINSRLQLVMKSGKYVLGYKQTLKMIRQGKAKLVILANNCPALRKSEIEYYAMLAKTGVHHYSGNNIELGTACGKYYRVCTLAIIDPGDSDIIRSMPEQQQQAIEK, encoded by the exons ATGGTGGCCGCCAAGAAGACG aaaaAGTCGCTGGAGTCTATTAACTCTAGGCTTCAGCTGGTTATGAAAAGTGGTAAATATGTCCTGGGCTACAAACAGACTCTGAAAATGATTCGTCAGGGCAAAGCTAAGCTTGTCATCCTTGCCAACAACTGCCCTGCTCTGAG AAAATCAGAGATTGAATACTATGCAATGTTGGCGAAGACTGGTGTCCACCATTACAGCGGCAACAACATTGAGTTGGGTACAGCCTGTGGAAAATACTACAGAGTATGCACACTGGCTATTATTGACCCAG GTGATTCGGACATCATTAGAAGTAtgccagagcagcagcagcaggccatTGAGAAGTAA